In Aptenodytes patagonicus chromosome 6, bAptPat1.pri.cur, whole genome shotgun sequence, one genomic interval encodes:
- the ATF2 gene encoding cyclic AMP-dependent transcription factor ATF-2 isoform X1 produces MSDDKPFLCTAPGCGQRFTNEDHLAVHKHKHEMTLKFGPARNDSVIVADQTPTPTRFLKNCEEVGLFNELASPFENEFKKASEDDIKKMPLDLSPLATPIIRNKIEEPSVVETTHQDSPLPHPESTTNDEKEVSLQQTAQPTSTIVRPASLQVPNVLLTSSDSSVIIQQAIPSPTSSTVITQAPSSNRPIVPVPGPFPLLLHLPNGQTMPVAIPASITNSNVHVPAAVPLVRPVTMVPSIPGIPGPSSPQPVQSEAKLRLKAALTQQHPQVTNGDTAKGHPSGLVRTQSEEPRPQSLQQPATSTTETPASPAQPTPQTPNTGGRRRRAANEDPDEKRRKFLERNRAAASRCRQKRKVWVQSLEKKAEDLSSLNGQLQNEVTLLRNEVAQLKQLLLAHKDCPVTAMQKKSGYHTADKDDSSEDISVPSSPHTEAIQHSSVSTSNGVSSTSKAEAVATSVLTQMADQSTEPVLSQIVMAPPSQSQPSGS; encoded by the exons ATGAGTGATGACAAACCCTTTTTATGCACTGCCCCTGGATGTGGCCAG CGTTTTACCAATGAGGATCATTTGGCTGTCCATAAACATAAACATGAGATGACACTGAAATTTGGTCCGGCTCGTAATGATAGTGTCATTGTGGCTG ATCAGACACCAACACCAACACGATTCTTGAAGAACTGTGAAGAAGTGGGCTTATTCAATGAATTAGCAAGTCCTTttgaaaatgagtttaaaaaggCTTCTGAAGATGACATTAAGAAA ATGCCTCTAGATCTGTCTCCTCTTGCAACACCAATtataagaaataaaattgaagaaCCTTCTGTTGTAGAGACAACTCATCAAGATAGTCCCTTACCTCATCCAGAGTCTACTACCAATGATGAAAAG GAAGTGTCACTGCAGCAGACCGCACAGCCTACATCAACAATAGTTCGTCCAGCATCGCTACAGGTTCCTAATGTACTACTTACGAGTTCTGACTCAAGTGTTATTATTCAGCAGGCAATACCATCACCAACGTCAAGTACTGTTATTACCCAGGCTCCATCCTCTAACAGACCAATAGT TCCAgttccaggtccttttcctctgctgttacaTCTTCCTAATGGACAAACCATGCCTGTTGCTATTCCTGCATCTATCACAAATTCTAATGTGCATGTCCCTGCTGCAGTTCCA CTTGTTAGACCTGTCACCATGGTGCCTAGTATCCCAGGAATCCCAGGGCCTTCCTCCCCACAGCCAGTGCAGTCTGAGGCTAAATTG agATTGAAAGCAGCCTTGACCCAGCAGCACCCTCAGGTAACAAATGGAGATACTGCCAAGGGACATCCAAGTGGGTTGGTTAGGACTCAGTCAGAGGAACCACGACCACAATCACTACAACAACCTGCAACTTCAACAACTGAAACACCG GCATCACCAGCTCAGCCTACGCCACAAACACCAAATACAGGTGGTCGGCGAAGAAGAGCTGCCAATGAAGACCCTgatgagaaaagaagaaagttccTGGAGCGAAACCGGGCTGCTGCTTCCAGATGCCGACAGAAACGGAAAGTCTGGGTGCAGTCATTGGAGAAAAAAGCTGAGGACCTGAGCTCGCTAAATGGCCAGTTACAG AATGAAGTCACCCTGCTGAGAAATGAAGTGGCACAGCTGAAACAGCTTCTTCTGGCTCATAAAGATTGCCCTGTAACCGCCATGCAGAAGAAATCTGGCTATCATA ctgcaGACAAAGATGACAGTTCGGAAGACATATCAGTGCCAAGCAGTCCACACACGGAAGCTATTCAGCACAGTTCTGTCAGCACTTCCAACGGCGTAAGCTCAACTTCCAAGGCAGAAGCGGTGGCCACCTCCGTTCTCACCCAGATGGCGGACCAGAGCACAGAGCCGGTGCTTTCCCAGATCGTCATGGCGCCTCCCTCCCAGTCGCAGCCTTCAGGAAGTTGA
- the ATF2 gene encoding cyclic AMP-dependent transcription factor ATF-2 isoform X2: MSDDKPFLCTAPGCGQRFTNEDHLAVHKHKHEMTLKFGPARNDSVIVADQTPTPTRFLKNCEEVGLFNELASPFENEFKKASEDDIKKMPLDLSPLATPIIRNKIEEPSVVETTHQDSPLPHPESTTNDEKEVSLQQTAQPTSTIVRPASLQVPNVLLTSSDSSVIIQQAIPSPTSSTVITQAPSSNRPIVPVPGPFPLLLHLPNGQTMPVAIPASITNSNVHVPAAVPRLKAALTQQHPQVTNGDTAKGHPSGLVRTQSEEPRPQSLQQPATSTTETPASPAQPTPQTPNTGGRRRRAANEDPDEKRRKFLERNRAAASRCRQKRKVWVQSLEKKAEDLSSLNGQLQNEVTLLRNEVAQLKQLLLAHKDCPVTAMQKKSGYHTADKDDSSEDISVPSSPHTEAIQHSSVSTSNGVSSTSKAEAVATSVLTQMADQSTEPVLSQIVMAPPSQSQPSGS, encoded by the exons ATGAGTGATGACAAACCCTTTTTATGCACTGCCCCTGGATGTGGCCAG CGTTTTACCAATGAGGATCATTTGGCTGTCCATAAACATAAACATGAGATGACACTGAAATTTGGTCCGGCTCGTAATGATAGTGTCATTGTGGCTG ATCAGACACCAACACCAACACGATTCTTGAAGAACTGTGAAGAAGTGGGCTTATTCAATGAATTAGCAAGTCCTTttgaaaatgagtttaaaaaggCTTCTGAAGATGACATTAAGAAA ATGCCTCTAGATCTGTCTCCTCTTGCAACACCAATtataagaaataaaattgaagaaCCTTCTGTTGTAGAGACAACTCATCAAGATAGTCCCTTACCTCATCCAGAGTCTACTACCAATGATGAAAAG GAAGTGTCACTGCAGCAGACCGCACAGCCTACATCAACAATAGTTCGTCCAGCATCGCTACAGGTTCCTAATGTACTACTTACGAGTTCTGACTCAAGTGTTATTATTCAGCAGGCAATACCATCACCAACGTCAAGTACTGTTATTACCCAGGCTCCATCCTCTAACAGACCAATAGT TCCAgttccaggtccttttcctctgctgttacaTCTTCCTAATGGACAAACCATGCCTGTTGCTATTCCTGCATCTATCACAAATTCTAATGTGCATGTCCCTGCTGCAGTTCCA agATTGAAAGCAGCCTTGACCCAGCAGCACCCTCAGGTAACAAATGGAGATACTGCCAAGGGACATCCAAGTGGGTTGGTTAGGACTCAGTCAGAGGAACCACGACCACAATCACTACAACAACCTGCAACTTCAACAACTGAAACACCG GCATCACCAGCTCAGCCTACGCCACAAACACCAAATACAGGTGGTCGGCGAAGAAGAGCTGCCAATGAAGACCCTgatgagaaaagaagaaagttccTGGAGCGAAACCGGGCTGCTGCTTCCAGATGCCGACAGAAACGGAAAGTCTGGGTGCAGTCATTGGAGAAAAAAGCTGAGGACCTGAGCTCGCTAAATGGCCAGTTACAG AATGAAGTCACCCTGCTGAGAAATGAAGTGGCACAGCTGAAACAGCTTCTTCTGGCTCATAAAGATTGCCCTGTAACCGCCATGCAGAAGAAATCTGGCTATCATA ctgcaGACAAAGATGACAGTTCGGAAGACATATCAGTGCCAAGCAGTCCACACACGGAAGCTATTCAGCACAGTTCTGTCAGCACTTCCAACGGCGTAAGCTCAACTTCCAAGGCAGAAGCGGTGGCCACCTCCGTTCTCACCCAGATGGCGGACCAGAGCACAGAGCCGGTGCTTTCCCAGATCGTCATGGCGCCTCCCTCCCAGTCGCAGCCTTCAGGAAGTTGA